The sequence CGAGTGCCGGGAAGCGCCCGCGCACCTCCGCCGGGCCGAAACCCAGCGCCTCGACGGCACCCGGTCGCAGGTTCTGGATCAGCACATCGCTGCGGCCGATCAGCCGCCAGGCGATCTCGCGGCCCGCCTCGCTCTTGAGATCGAGCGCGATCGACTGTTTGCCGCGGCTATAGGCCCGGATCATCGATTCCCCGTAGCTGCCGATATGGCGGGCCTGGTCGCCTGCCAGCGGTTCGACCTTGATCACCTCGGCACCCAGTTCGGCCAGCACCATTGCCGCCCCGGGGCCCGCGATGTATTGGCCCAGGTCCAGCACGCGCACGCCCTCGAGAGGGGTGGCGGGTGTCGATGTCTCTTTGTCTTGGATGCGCATGGGCAGGACCTTATCCCCGCCGTCGATTCTTGAAAATTCGATAATCGTGAGGGAGTGATCACGATTCGGAATAGAGACAAGGAGAGTCCATGGACGCCACCACCGGCCGCCTCGTGCGCAAGCTTCGGTTGCGCCACCTCGAACTGCTCGCAGTGCTCGCCGAGGCGGAGACCATGCGAAGCGCGTCCGCGCAGCTGCATCTGAGCCAGCCGGCCATCAGCAAGATGCTCGGCGAGATCGAGGCCTGTTTCGGCGCGCGTCTGTTCGAGCGCAACCATCAGGGCGTTCATCCGAACGCATTGGGCGCTGCAGCGGTCTTCCATGCCCGGTCGGTGCTGAATCAGCTGGCGCGCGCCACCGAGGACGTCGGCGCGATGCAGCAGGGCGCGCATGCCGTGCTGCGCGTGGGCGCGCCGTCCGTCACGGCCACCGTGCCGGCGGCGATCGCACGGCTGCGCGAACGCATGCCTGGCGCCGCGGTGCAGATTCGCGAAGGGCGGGTGCATGAGCTGATCCAGCGCCTGCTGGCGGGCGAGCTCGATTGTGTCTATGGTGCCGTGACGCCCGAGCTCATCGCCGCAGACATCACGCCGCTGCTGGAGCCCGTCGCGATGCTGCAGGACGAGCTTTGCGTGCTGGCTTCAACGTCGCACAAGGGCGGCCCCGGTAGCGGCCGTCGACGGCTGCGATGGAGCGACCTCGGCGCCTCGCCATGGCTGCTGCCGCCCAAGGACACGCTGGTGCGCCAGGCCTTCGTGACGGCGTTCCTGAATGACGGCGCGACGCCGCCCGTGCCGGTCATCGAGGCGATATCGTCCGTGACCATCGGCGCACTGATGCGACAGGACCCATCGCTGCTGTGCGCGGTGCGGCTGGAGCACGCCATGGACGAGATCGCGCGCGGCGGCGTGCGGCGGCTCGAGATCGCGCCCAAGGTGCCACTGCCGTCTTTCGGGCTCTTTCTTCGTCGCGACGGCATGGAGCGCCCCCAGGTGCTGCTGGCCTTCGCCGACGCAGTAAAGGCCGCCGCCACGCGCCTTGGAGCGCCACGTCGTCGCGCTTTGGCGGCTCCGGTGGCGTAGAAGGCGTTCATTGCCGCACACGCAGTGCGTGAACAAGAGCAGCCTCATCGAGTGTCTGAGGTGATGCGCGCAGCTCCGGCGCAGTGACCGCCGCATCGTGAGAGGGAGACGTGGAGATCTTGTCCCTTGCGAGGTCGAATCCGGCGCAAAGATACCTGCCTCGCTAGGTTCCACACTCCCTTCTCTGTGGGCGAGGCCTATCGGTCACGGGGGGTTCACTTGCTGCTAGTGCCAATCTTGAATTCCGGGGCCGCGCCTGTACTGAGCACTGAAGTGCGCTCTGGATGGCGCAACCTTCGTCCACGAGGACCGGTCAGGCCCCTGGGTGCCGCGCTGCGGCCGTCTACGACGCCTCGCGCTGTGCTCGCGATCGGCATCCGTATGTCCGCCGAGGTTAGGGAGGCAGAAAAGTAGCACGGTCGAAATTTCTGGTGATCGCCCTGTCAGGTGGCGTGGACGGCGGCAGCGTCTGTTGCCGTAGCGCAAGCAATACGGCGGTCGGCTCCAGCACGATGCGGAACTTGTTGCTGCTGGTGTCGCTGTTTGGCGCCATGAACCGGCGCGCCGGAGTCTCGACGACGTCACCGCCGCGCCGAGTCACTCGACCGTCATGAAGCAGCCCTAGCATCCACTTCGACATGCCCCCGGGCGGCGGCCTTCGCCGGGCGTTTCGAATCCATGCGGCATGACCTTCCCTTTCTTCTTCGACTGGCCAACCTTGCGCTCGCGGGCTGCATGGCGTTGCTCGCGGTGAGTGCGCGCGCTCAGCCGCAGGAGGCCGTGGCGAAGGAAGAGGGGCAGGGCGCGGCACGCCTGTCGTTCGACATTCCGCGTCAGCCGCTGCACGCGGCGCTCGAGCAGTACGGCCTGCGCACCGGCCTGCCGGTGTTCTTCGACGCAACGCTCGTCGCAGGGCGCGAATCGAGCGCCGTTCGGGCCGAGGCGACGCCCGCGCAGGCGCTGCACGCCTTGCTGCAGGGCACCGGCCTGGTGGCGGACTACTCGGGCACCGGCACCTCCACGGCCTTCGTGCTCAAACGCGCACCCGCCGGCGCGGCAGGCGAGGATGCGGCCACGCCGCCGGCCGCACCGCCCGACCGCCGCTACGACGGCCTCGTGCAGACCCGCATCTGGGAAGCCTTCTGCGCCAATCCGCGCACCGTGCCCGGCAGCTATCGCGCCGCCATGCGCTTCGTGATCGACGGCACCGGGCGCATCGCCAACGCCTTCCTCCTGCACACCAGCGGCGACCGCGCGCGCGACGGCGCGATCCTGGACACGCTGCGCCAGATCCGCATCGACCGGCCGCCCCCGCCCGACATGGCGCAGCCGCTCACGATGCTGATCCTGCCGCGCTCGCAGACGCCTGGGCTCGAATGCCCGGCGCACCGCTGAGGCGACGCCCGCCATGCCCGAGAACGCACTGCCGGCGCTGCGCAACTTCCTGGTCTCGCGCTACGACGAGCTCAAGCAGCGGCTCGCGCGCCGCCTGGGCAACGCCGACCGGGCGGGCGACGCGCTGCAGGACACCTGGCTGCGGCTGGAAAGCCGCGACGACATCGACGGCGTGCGCGACCCCGCCTCGTACCTGCTGCGCATGGCCGTCAACCTGGCCTACGACGAACTCGGCAAGCAGGGCCGGCTCGCCACGTCCGAGGAAATCGACGCCCTGCTCGACGAGGCGCCTGACCCTGCCGCAGGCCCTGCGCAGATTGCCGAAGACCGCTCCGAGATGGCGGCGCTCGCGGCGCTCATCGCGCGCATGCCGCCGCGCCGCCGGCAGGTGCTGGTGATGGTCCGCTGGGAGCACCTGCCGCAGCGCGAGGTGGCCGCGCGGCTCGGCATCTCGCTGCGCACGGTGGAGAAGGAACTGAAGGATGCGCACGATTTCTGCGCGGCCCGCATGGGCCGGCCCCGCGATGCGCGCGGAGACCATGAAAAATAAAATGCGGTTCGCCGCCCCCGCAACCGTCTTATGGATATGAGCATCCGCGTCGATCCCGAGCAGACAGCCCAGCTGCAGCGCGAGGCGCAGGCGTGGCTGCGCCGTCTCACTTCCGGCAAGGCCACGCAGCGTGACCTCGAGGGCTTGCGCCGCTGGCGGGAGACGAGCGTGCTGCATGCGCAGGCCTTCGCCGAGGCCAGGCGGCTGTGGAAGGCGCTCGAGCCGGCCATCGGCCAGGCGACGGCGCAGCAGCCGGAGCTCCTGGCCGAACACCGGCAGGCCATGCGCCAGCCGGCGCGGCAGCCGGTGCTCGCGCGCCGCGCGTTCCTCGGCGCCGCGGTAGGCGCGGCCGGCGCGGCAGGCGTCGCCGCTGCCGTGTACCCGCCGCTCGCGCTGTGGCCGTCGGTGAACGAATGGAACGCCGACTTCCGCACCGCCACCGGCGAACAGCGTTCGGTCGCGCTGGCCGATGGCGTCGGCCTGGTGCTCAACACGCAGACCAGCGTGCAGCGCCAGACGCTCGACGGCCGCACGGTCGGCATCGACCTGATCGCCGGCGAGGCGGCCGTCGAGCTTTCTCCGGCATCGGGCGCCTCCGTCATGGGAGGCCAGTCGTTCCGCGTGGTCGCAGGCGCGGGCCGCAGCGACGCGCAGGCAGGCCGCTTCGAGGTGCGCTACATCGACGGCGGCGCCTGCGTCACCTGCATCGAGGGCAGCGTGCAGGTCACGCATGGGGCCGGCGCGCGCACCTTGCTGGCGGGCCAGCAGGTGGTGTACGACGCGGCCTCGATCGGCGGCGCCACCGCCGTGCAGGGCGCGGACATCTCGGCCTGGCGCACCGGCGTGCTGGTGTTCCGCCAGACCCCGCTCTCGCATGTCGTCGCGGAAATCAACCGCTACCGCCCGGGCCGCGTGGTGCTGCTGGCGCGCGCGCTGGCCGACCGGCCGGTGAGCGGGCGTTTCGCCATCGCATCGCTCGACACGGTGCTGCTCCAGATCCAGCGCTCGTACGACCTCTCGGCGCGCACCCTGCCCGGTCACGTGCTGGTGCTTAGCTGATATTTGTGACAACACGATTGGCCTCAGGCGCCGGTCAGGATTGAAAAAGTTAGCGGTTTTGTTTGCGCCGTCCTGTCTGTCCAGTAAGGGCCACGAAATCAGTGCCCGTGCACTTCACTCTTTACCGGGCGCCAGATGAACACATACGAGAGACATGACAGCCGCAGGACGGACGCTGTCATGCCAGCGAGGAGCTTCCGCATTTCGCCGTTGGTGCAGGCCATTGCCATGGCACTGGCCGCCGGCACGACCGCCACGGCCGTCGTGCCGGCCCATGCGCAGCAGGCGTTCAGCCCCGCGTGGATGGCGCAGAAGAACATGGCGCAGGGCGCGGCCGCCGCCACCGGACGCCTGCCCAACGGCATGCCCGCGTCGATGCTCACGAGCCCGCAGGCGCAGCAGCAGCGCGCCAACGAGCAGCTGCAGCAGTCGATCAGCAACCTGAACCTCGCCGCGCGCGGCATCGCGGCGCAGCAGGCGGCACAGGCCGCGGCGCGCGCAGCCGCGCAGAACGACCCTTCGTCGGTGCCCGACGGCTTGGCCGAAGGCGGCCTGAAGGTCGACACAAAGAGCCTCACCGCGGGCTGGGCCAACGCCAACGCCCCGGTGCAGTCGCAGCAGCCCGACGGCCGCACGAACGTCGCGATCCAGCAGACGGGCGACAAGGCCATCCTGAACTGGGAGACCTTCAACGTCGGCAGGAACACCACCGTCGATTTCAAGCAGCAGGCCGACTGGACGGTGCTCAACCGCGTCAACGACCCGCAGGCGCGGCCGTCGCAGATCCAGGGGCAGATCAGGGGCGACGGCACGGTGCTCATCGCCAACCGCAACGGCGTGGTGTTCAGCGGCAGCAGCCAGACCGACACGCGCAACCTCGTGGCCGCGGCGGCGAAGATCAGCGACGAGCAGTTCAGGACCAGCGGCATCTACAGCGCGGGCACCGCGCCGAGCTTCACCGACGCGCAGGGCAAGGTGGAAGTACAGGCCGGCGCGCGCATCGCCACGCGCACTCCCACGATCTCCACCGACGGCGGCGGCTACGTGCTGCTGGTCGGCCAGGAAGTGCACAACGCCGGCGACATCGCCACGCCCAGGGGGCAGGCCGCGCTCGCGGCCGGCGACAGCTTCCTCATCAGGAAGGGAGCGGGCACGGGCGGCAACCAGGCCTCCACCACGCGCGGCAACGAGGTCACGCCGCAGCTCGCCGCCGGCAGTCTCGCGGGCAAGGTCGTCAACACCGGATCGATCGTCGCCCGCGAGGGCGACGTGACGCTGGCGGGGCGCGACGTGCAGCAGAACGGCGTGGCGCTGGCCACCAGCACGGTCAACAACCGCGGCACCGTCCACCTCTCGGCCGTGGGCGAAGGCGGCACGGTCGCGCTCGGGCAGGGCGCCGCCACGGCGGTGGTGATCGAGGACGACGGCAAGACCACCGCGCTGGACAGCCAGCGCGACGGCCTGCGCGGCCCCGTGCTGGCCAGCGGCCCGGAGATCGTGGCGGTGAGCGACCGCCGCGACCAGTCGCGCATCGAGATCGCGAGCAGCGGCACGGTCGACTTCCAGGCCGACTCCCTGACACTCGCGACGGGCGGCCAGGTCGCGGTCGTCGCGGCCGGGCGCACGCTGGTGCGCGACCGCGCGCAGATCGACGTCTCGGGCGCGGTCGGCGTCAGCCTGGCGATGGAGAGCAACAACGTCAAGGTCAACGTGCAGGGCAACGAGCAGCGCGATGCGCCGCTCAACCGCGACGGCAAGAGCCTCAACAACAACGACGTGTGGATCGACCGGCGCAGCCTCGTCTTCGTGCCCAAGGGCACCAACGGCTACACGAGCGACCGCTGGTACACCGCCGGCGGGCTGCTGGAGGTGGGCGGCTATCTCGGCACCGAGGGCCACACCGCCAGCGAATGGATGGCGCAGGGCGGCACGGTGAGCTTCGGTGGCGCCGAGGTCGTGACCCAGGCCGGCTCGAGCATCAATCTCTCGGGCGGCACGCTCAACGTGCAGACCGGCTTCATCCACCAGACCTGGCTCAAGGGCGCCGACGGCCGCCTGTACGAGGTCTCGAAGGCGCCGGGCGACCAGCGCTACGAAGGCCTCTACCGCGGCTTCGAGGACGAGCACAAGCGCTGGGGCGACAAGACCACCGGCTTCTTCTACAACCCGTTGATCGGCCCGCAGCAGCGCCTGGAAAACGGCTACACGGTCGGGCGCGATGCCGGCCGGCTGGTGGTCGGCACCCAGGCGGCGGTGATCGAAGGCGGCATCACCGCCGAGGCCTTCCAGGGCCTGCGCCAGACCCAGGCGCCGCAAGCGGCGCTCGACGGCTACGACCAGTCGCACGACGCGGCTTCGCGGCGTGGCCAGTTCATCGTCGGCGACTACACGCCGATGTTCGACCGGCGCACGGGCGCGACGAACTACCTGTTGAGCGCCGCCCTGGACCGGGTGGAGCTCAGGGAGATGGGCGACGCGAACGAGCGCATCGCCGCGGCGCTGGACTTCGGCACCGCGCTGCCAGCCGACCGCAAGGATCGCCTGCTGCTCGACACCGCACACCTCAACAGCCTGGGGTTGGGCGCCGTGCGGATCGCTGCGCGCGAACGCATCGAGCTCAATGCCGACCTGCAGGTGGCTGCGGGCGGCAACATCACGCTGTACGGCAACGACGTCGCGGTGCAGGCCAACCTGACCGCGCATGGCGGCAGCATCGCGCTGGGCAACGTGCTCGCGCAGCCGGCCACGGGCAACACCCTCGAGTCGATCGTGAACACGAGGGCGCCGCGCGGCCATGTGGCGCTGGCGGAGCATGTGAAGCTCGATGCGAGCGGCCTGTGGCGGAACACGGAGCTCGACCCGCTCGCGCAGGACGTGGCCTATGCGAACGGCGGCAGCGTGTCGATCCGCGGCACTGGCGACGTGGCCTTGCACGACGCGAGCGAGATCGATGTGTCCTCGGGCGCGGTCATGCGTGCCGGCGGCAAGACGCAGGCCGGCAAGGGCGGCAACGTGACGCTCGCCACCACCACGCCCACCGGCACGCTGCGCATCGATCCCGGCGCGCAGCTGCGCGGCCACGGCGTCGCGGGCGGCGGCACGCTGTCGATCCAGGCGGGCAACGTGCTGATCTCCGACGCGCCGGCAGGCACCGACACGCCCGATGCCGGCACGCTGGTGCTCGGCGGCAACTTCTTCGACAAGGGCTTTTCCGCCTACGAGGTCACCGGCGGCGAAGGGCTGACCGTGGCCGAAGGCACGCAGGTCGTCGTGAACATGCCGGTGTACCGCTTCCGTGACGACGCGCGCCGCATAGCGAGCGATGCGGCCGCGGCGCAGGCGCTCGCGCTGTGGACGCCGCCGCTCCACGAGGAAGACCCGGTCAAGGCCGTGCTCCAGCAGCGCAAGGGCGCGAGCCTGACCCTGCAGGCGGGCCGCAGCACGTTGACCGAGATCGATCCGGCGACGAGCACGCTCGCCATCGGGCGCGGCGCGCGCATCGAGGTCGATCCGGGCCAGACGATCGCGCTGCGCGGCGCCGGCCAGATCACGGTCGACGGAACCCTGGTCGCGCACGGAGGCAGCATCGACGTGCGGCAGCAGCAATACGGCTTCCTCGACGTGGCCGAGCTCACGCCGAACGCCGACGGCAAGGTGCACACGCGCTCGATCTGGATCGGCGACAACGCGGTGCTCGACGTGTCGGGCCACGCCCACACGGCCACCGACGCGCAGGGGCGGACGTACGGCAGCGTGGAGCGCGGCGGCAGCATCGTGCTGGGCGGCGCGATCGACCACGACCTGGCCACCGCCACTTCGGCCGACGCCTACCTGATCGTGCGGCCGGGCGCGAAGCTCGACGCCTCGGGCGCACAGGCGCTGCTGGACGTGCCGGGCCTCGGCCCCACGAACGTCGCCACCGACGGCGGGCGCATCTCGCTGAGCTCGTACCTCGGCCTGCACATCGACGGCTCGCTGCGCGCGGCGGCCGGCGGCGCGGGGGCGGCGGGCGGGTCGCTCGACATCGCGCTCGAATCGCCGCTGTATGCCGCCACCGGCCTTGCCCGGGCGCAGCAGGAAGCGATCGTCCCGCGCGAGCTCGTGGTGTCGCAATCGCAGGCGCAGCCCTCGTTGCTGGCCGACAGCCTCGCGCCTGGCCAGGCCGATGCGGCGCTGCGCTACGGCAAGA comes from Variovorax paradoxus and encodes:
- a CDS encoding LysR family transcriptional regulator, whose translation is MDATTGRLVRKLRLRHLELLAVLAEAETMRSASAQLHLSQPAISKMLGEIEACFGARLFERNHQGVHPNALGAAAVFHARSVLNQLARATEDVGAMQQGAHAVLRVGAPSVTATVPAAIARLRERMPGAAVQIREGRVHELIQRLLAGELDCVYGAVTPELIAADITPLLEPVAMLQDELCVLASTSHKGGPGSGRRRLRWSDLGASPWLLPPKDTLVRQAFVTAFLNDGATPPVPVIEAISSVTIGALMRQDPSLLCAVRLEHAMDEIARGGVRRLEIAPKVPLPSFGLFLRRDGMERPQVLLAFADAVKAAATRLGAPRRRALAAPVA
- a CDS encoding secretin and TonB N-terminal domain-containing protein, with the translated sequence MRHDLPFLLRLANLALAGCMALLAVSARAQPQEAVAKEEGQGAARLSFDIPRQPLHAALEQYGLRTGLPVFFDATLVAGRESSAVRAEATPAQALHALLQGTGLVADYSGTGTSTAFVLKRAPAGAAGEDAATPPAAPPDRRYDGLVQTRIWEAFCANPRTVPGSYRAAMRFVIDGTGRIANAFLLHTSGDRARDGAILDTLRQIRIDRPPPPDMAQPLTMLILPRSQTPGLECPAHR
- a CDS encoding RNA polymerase sigma factor, with the protein product MPENALPALRNFLVSRYDELKQRLARRLGNADRAGDALQDTWLRLESRDDIDGVRDPASYLLRMAVNLAYDELGKQGRLATSEEIDALLDEAPDPAAGPAQIAEDRSEMAALAALIARMPPRRRQVLVMVRWEHLPQREVAARLGISLRTVEKELKDAHDFCAARMGRPRDARGDHEK
- a CDS encoding FecR family protein, with protein sequence MSIRVDPEQTAQLQREAQAWLRRLTSGKATQRDLEGLRRWRETSVLHAQAFAEARRLWKALEPAIGQATAQQPELLAEHRQAMRQPARQPVLARRAFLGAAVGAAGAAGVAAAVYPPLALWPSVNEWNADFRTATGEQRSVALADGVGLVLNTQTSVQRQTLDGRTVGIDLIAGEAAVELSPASGASVMGGQSFRVVAGAGRSDAQAGRFEVRYIDGGACVTCIEGSVQVTHGAGARTLLAGQQVVYDAASIGGATAVQGADISAWRTGVLVFRQTPLSHVVAEINRYRPGRVVLLARALADRPVSGRFAIASLDTVLLQIQRSYDLSARTLPGHVLVLS